The sequence TCGTGTTCTTCACCGACAGATGTTTAGGCGCATTCGACGTTCCGGTCGCGCTTCGCAACGCCGGCTTGATTGTCGAAATTCACAAAGATCATTTCAATTCCGACTCGAAGATCATATTTGGCTAAGCGAAGTGGGCCGCCGAGGATGGGCAATCTTGACGAAAGACAGGCGTTTTCGCAGTCGTCAGTTCGAGGTCGCGGCGTTGATGCGCTCGAACACTTGACATCTCGGCGGCGGGCTCTGAAAATCGAGGCTGCGCGGTTGCGAAGCCTCGGCCGCTGCTTCCTGTCTGTTCATCGCCGCCACGAGATCATGCATGGCCACCGCTCCCGCAAAGCGATTTGCCGCGCAGGTGGCCCGGCGACTACGCCAAGCGTATCCCGACGCCCATTGCGCGTTGGATTTCACCAGCCCGCTCCAGTTGCTCGTGGCGACGATTCTGTCGGCGCAATGCACCGACAAGCGCGTGAACATGGTCACGCCCGAGCTGTTCGAAAAGTATCCGACTGCCGCCGATCTTGCGGCTGCCTCGGTGGCGGCGATCGAGCGGATCATCCAAAGCACCGGATTCTTTCGCAATAAAGCCAAGAACATCCAAGCATGCTGCCGAAAATTGGTCGAAGAACACGGCGGCGAAGTGCCGCAGTCGCTCGATGCTTTGGTGACGCTGCCGGGCGTCGGGCGGAAGACGGCCAATGTCGTGCTCGGAACCGCGTTTGGAATCGCCTCGGGCGTGGTGGTCGATACGCATGTCTCCCGGCTCACGCAGCGGCTCGGGCTGACGGCGGCGAAAGACCCGGTGAAGATCGAAGCCGATTTGATGGCCGAGTTGCCGAAGCGCGAGTGGATCGATTTTAGCCATGAGCTGATTCATCATGGCCGGCAGATTTGCATCGCGCGCCGGCCGAAATGCAATGCATGTCCGCTCGACTCGCTTTGTCCGAAGATTGGCGTCGAAGCGAGCCCGCTGGCGGGAGGCAAGAAGCAAACGTCTCGTACCACCCGATCCCGATCGCAGCCTGTGCCGACATGATTCTTTCCGGTAGCGAAATTCGCCGCCTGTTGGGAGCCGACATCGTGATCGATCCGTTCGATCCGGCCCGGCTCAATCCCAACAGCTACAATCTGACGCTGCACCACGAGCTGATGACGTATGAGGAGGTGGTGCTCGACATGCGGAAGGCAAACCGTGTGCGGCGGATTGAAATTCCGCCGGAAGGATTGGTGCTCAGCCCCAACCAGCTTTATCTCGGTCGAACTGCCGAACGCACGGAAACGCACAACTTCGTGCCGATGATCGAAGGGCGATCTTCGGTCGGGCGGCTGGGGCTGTTCGTGCACGTGACGGCGGGGTTTGGCGACGTCGGTTTTTGCGGCTATTGGACGCTCGAAATGTTTGCCGTGCAGCCGGTGCGGATCTATGCGGGGGTGCCGATCTGCCAGATTTTCTACCATCAAATCTGCGGCGAAATCACCGAATACGCCAGCGACAAATATCAGCACAACCGCGACATTCAGCCGAGCCTGTTGTTCAAAGAATTGAGCCCCGACGCGGCCAAGAGCCCTCAACTGCGGCTCGACTTCGGCATGGAGCGCTCGCACTGAGCCGCGAACGAAGCATTTTGTCACGCGAGCCGCGGGGATAGCGGAGGGAGATGCGGAGGGAGCTATAGAAAAGAATAGTTTTCGGTCCATTCTTGTAGTCCCAGCGGGCCGGGGTTTTGCGTCTACCTGTCCTGCTCCCGTTATTCTCTCCGTGTCCTCCGCGACGCCGCGTGAGCTTTTCGTTTTTCCGTGCGCTTTCGGCACTGATCTGGACTCGCGTTTTCTAAATGATATGATGACAAGAAGTTAAGAGGGAGCGGCGCGCGCCGCTTGCGTGGATTTACAGCAAATTTTATTGGAGTAGCCTATGGCGCAGAAAGAGAAAGAAGAAGCGTTGGAGGTCGATGGCGTAGTGCAACAGGCGTTGGCGAACACGCGATTTCGTGTGCAGATCGAAGGTGGCCACACCGTGACGGCGCATGTCGCCGGCCGCATGCGAAAGAATTTCATCCGCATCGTTCCAGGGGATCGAGTGAAAGTGGAGCTTTCTCCCTATGATCTCACCAAGGGGCGAATCACGTTCCGCGAGCGATAAGACGCGGCGGCGGGTGCTGGTCGCGAACGGGGCAAAGTGTCTTGCCGATGCCGGGCTCGGATGCCCTGTCGGCACAACACGTTTCTTCCACGGCATTCTTGCCGCATCGATCCCTGCGCGCCAGTGCAGCCCGCGTTCGGGCCCCGTTGTTTTCTTCGCGCCATCGAGCGAAGTTGCAACGAGAATGACCGTCTTTTGAATAGAAACCGCAAATTTTTTTGCGGAACCCCGCAAAGCGAGCGGTACTTTTTGCACGTCGCGGGGTTAAAATCATTCATACATGGCGGACTCTCTTGAGAAGAGGCGGTCCGAAAAGCCTAAGTCCTTTTGGCCAGAAGGTCTTTTGGCGGCGATATGTTCGTGTGCATCTTATGATAGGCAACGAGGGACTGCGGGCATCGGCCGCCGCGAGCGATCGCGGAAGGAGCGCCAAAGGGCGCGTTCGCAATTGCGATCGGCAGTTCTCTCGACGGACCATTTTGTCCTGAATTTTGGCTCAGCGATTTGGCTCAGCGATTTTGCTCTGCGACGCATTAGCGTCCATTCAGGCAGAAAAATACAGGTGTTTAGTGTCAATTTCGCCAGCGACGGCTCATGTCGCCCAGTCTGCGCACGTACGATCTCGATCGCTGCGGGCCGGCAAGAGCGTGTTGCTGTTGCTTGTTTGCGGACTGCTTTTCGCCGGAGGAAGTTTTGTCGGCGGATTGCTCCTCGGCCAGCATGAATCGGCCCTTCCCCAGCATGGCAAACCGCTCAGCTTCTACAAGGGTAACTCGGAAGAGCGCGTCGTTCCCGAGCCGGCTCAAACTCTCAAGGGGGCGATTCCCGGCGAGTTCGAGCATCAGGCGGCGATCATGATCGGCGCCAATGAGATGCTCGCCTACCATCCGCGGACCTTCATCCAAATGGTGGCGGCGCTGTATAAGAAAACCAAGGTGATGGGGCTGATTTGGAGCGAAGAGCAGCGAACCGACGCGATAGCCCTGCTCAAGGCAAATAAGCTTCCGGCGGACGCAGTTGATTTCTACGTCTGGCCGTCGAGATCGATGTGGGTGCGGGATTACGGGCCGTTCTTCGTCATGGAAAGCAAAACCGGCCCGGCGCATATCGTCGACTATGCCTATATCCAGCCCAATCGCGACTATGGTGCGCTGTTCAGCGCCACCTTCGCCGGCACGTTCGGCTATCAATTCAGCCGTGCCGAACTTTCGTTCGAAGGGGGCAACATGCTGACCAACGGCGATGGCCTTTGTGTCACGACCAATGTTCTATTCGAACAGAACTTGCCGCGCGGCTACGACGAAAAGCAAATCGGCGACATCCTCGGACACGATTTCCAGTTTACTCGCTGGGCGCATTTGAAACCGCTCGACGGCGAGCCGACCCACCACGCCGATATGTTCTGCACGATTTGTGGAACGAACCAAGCCGTCATCGGCAGCTACAATCCGGACGAGGATCCCGCGAATGCGGCCGTTCTCGACGATAATGCCGCCACGCTCGCTAAGAACGCGACCAGCAAAGGCCCCATGCAAGTCGCGCGGATCCCGATGCCGGATCATCGCGACGGCAACTGGCGCACCTACACCAACGTGATCTACGCCAACGGCACGATCCTGGTGCCGCAATACGGCGGCGGCGATGTCGACCGCGACAAAGCGGCGCTCGCCGTTTACCGCAAGCTCTTGCCGACCTGGGATGTCGTGGCCATCGATTGCTCGACGTTGGCCGACAAGCGCGGCGCGCTGCACTGCATCTCGTTCAACATCCCCTGGCTCCCCGAAGCGGCGCAGTAAGGCTCAACGACTGTCGAGGTGTGGCCGTGTGCCACTGGCCAGCGAAGTCGGCCAGTGTGAGCGCCGCTGGACTCGGCGATACCCTCCTGCACGTTGCCGTTTGGCGAGTATTCTCGCGTCAGACGCCTCCGATCCGGAACGTCAACTCGCCGGCCGGCACTGGCCGACTGCGCTGGCCAGTGCCACACCAACGAACAAGCGCCAAGCCATTCGACGATTGGCGAGGTGTCGGCCGTGTGCCACTGGCCAGCGAAGTCGGCCAGTGTGAGCGCCGCTGGACTCGGCGATACCCTCCTGCACGTTGCCGTTTGGCGAGCGTTGCGCGATTGCTATCGGCCGGCTTCTTGGCGCATGCCAGCGGCCGCGGCCGGCTCTTCATTGAATTCCTGCCGCACGGCGAGAAACTCCGGCTCGCATTGCAGGAAGGCCGCGACCACATCGGGGTCGAAATGGCTGCCCGATTCGCCCGTGATAATCGTGCGGGCATGGTCGGCGCCGAAGGCATCTTTGTAGACGCGCTTGCTGGTCAGGGCGTCATAAACGTCGGCCA is a genomic window of Pirellulales bacterium containing:
- the nth gene encoding endonuclease III, coding for MATAPAKRFAAQVARRLRQAYPDAHCALDFTSPLQLLVATILSAQCTDKRVNMVTPELFEKYPTAADLAAASVAAIERIIQSTGFFRNKAKNIQACCRKLVEEHGGEVPQSLDALVTLPGVGRKTANVVLGTAFGIASGVVVDTHVSRLTQRLGLTAAKDPVKIEADLMAELPKREWIDFSHELIHHGRQICIARRPKCNACPLDSLCPKIGVEASPLAGGKKQTSRTTRSRSQPVPT
- the dcd gene encoding dCTP deaminase gives rise to the protein MILSGSEIRRLLGADIVIDPFDPARLNPNSYNLTLHHELMTYEEVVLDMRKANRVRRIEIPPEGLVLSPNQLYLGRTAERTETHNFVPMIEGRSSVGRLGLFVHVTAGFGDVGFCGYWTLEMFAVQPVRIYAGVPICQIFYHQICGEITEYASDKYQHNRDIQPSLLFKELSPDAAKSPQLRLDFGMERSH
- the infA gene encoding translation initiation factor IF-1, with protein sequence MAQKEKEEALEVDGVVQQALANTRFRVQIEGGHTVTAHVAGRMRKNFIRIVPGDRVKVELSPYDLTKGRITFRER
- a CDS encoding agmatine deiminase family protein; the encoded protein is MSISPATAHVAQSAHVRSRSLRAGKSVLLLLVCGLLFAGGSFVGGLLLGQHESALPQHGKPLSFYKGNSEERVVPEPAQTLKGAIPGEFEHQAAIMIGANEMLAYHPRTFIQMVAALYKKTKVMGLIWSEEQRTDAIALLKANKLPADAVDFYVWPSRSMWVRDYGPFFVMESKTGPAHIVDYAYIQPNRDYGALFSATFAGTFGYQFSRAELSFEGGNMLTNGDGLCVTTNVLFEQNLPRGYDEKQIGDILGHDFQFTRWAHLKPLDGEPTHHADMFCTICGTNQAVIGSYNPDEDPANAAVLDDNAATLAKNATSKGPMQVARIPMPDHRDGNWRTYTNVIYANGTILVPQYGGGDVDRDKAALAVYRKLLPTWDVVAIDCSTLADKRGALHCISFNIPWLPEAAQ